AGGCCCGCACCGGAGCCCAGATCCCAGCACAGGGGCTCTTCGGGCAGGGGCAGGCCGTCGAGGAAGGCCGCCAGATGGAAGCTGTCGGCCACCAGGCGCTGCATGACGTCGCGCCAGTGACGGGCGCCCACCAGGTTCATGGCCCTGTTCCAGCGGCAGAGCAGCTGCAGATAGTCAGCCAGCCCGGGCAGGACCGCCCCGGGCACCGTCACGCCCGCCTCCCGGGCGCACTGCGCCAGGGCGGACAGGGGGATGTCGTCGTGTTTCGCATTGGGCTTCATGGGCCTTGTGTAGCCTCTGGCGGCGGGACTTGCAAGCTCTGGCGCTCTGTCGTAAAAAAGACAACTTTATACCGCTTGCCAATCCATTTTTGGAGTTATGAGAATGACATCGTGTGCATTGCTTTTTCCCGGCCAGGGCTCGCAGGAAGCGGGCATGGGCCGGGAGCTGGCCGAAGCCCGTCCTGAAGCCATGACGCTCTGGAAGCGCGCCGAAGCCGTCAGCGGCCTGCCGCTGCGCGAGATCTACTGGGAAGGCGATGACGCCGCCATGAGCGACACCCGCGCCCTGCAGCCCGCGCTGACCGTGGTCAACATCAACCTCTGGCGCGAGCTGGCGGGCAAGGTGCGCCCCTGTGCGGCCGCCGGCCACAGCCTGGGCGAATTCAGCGCCCTGGCCGCCGCCGAAGTGCTCGATCCCGAGACCGTGCTGCAGATCGTGTCCCTGCGCGGCCGCCTCATGGCCGAGGCCGATCCCGACGGCACGGGCAGCATGGCCGCCATCCTCAAGATGAAGCAGGAAGATGTGGAGGCCCTGGTCCGCGAGGCCGCCGCCGAAGCCGACGCCCTGCTCATCGTGGCCAATTACAACACCCCGGCCCAGTTCGTGGTCAGCGGCCACCGCGACGCCGTGGCCCTGGCCTGCCGCAAGGCCAAGGAACACCGCGGACGCGCCATCGAACTCAAGGTGAGCGGCGCTTTCCACAGCCCCATGATGGAAAAGGCCTCCCGCGAGCTGGAGCCCCTGCTGCGCAAGGCCGTATGGCGCAAGCCGCGGTTCCCGGTCTACTGCAACCTGCACGGCCGCGCCGTCACCGACGGCGAAAGCGCCAGGGAGAGCCTGCTCAGGCAGATGACCTCGTCCGTGCTCTGGATCGAGACCGTGCGCAACCAGTACGCCGACGGCGTGCGCCGCTGGGTCGAAGTGGGGCCCAAGGCCGTGCTGGGCAAGATGGTGCCCGCCTGCCTCAATCATCTGGACGAGGCCGCCCGCCAGGAACTGCGGGTGGAACTGGTCAACAGCCTCGAAAGCGTGGAAAATTTTTCGGCGTAGGCACGAGCCCCGCCTCAGGAGATAGGATACATGCGCGCTACTGACGTTTTGCGCTCCGCCCTCATGGGCATTGTGGAAGAGATGGGCCTTGCCTGGCCCGCCAAGGCGGTCATCGAACCGCCCCGCGACCCCAAACACGGCGACCTGGCCGCCAACATCGCCATGCTGCTGGCCCGCGAGGCCCGCAAGAACCCTCGCGAACTGGCCCAGGTCTTCGTGGAAAAGCTGCCCCAGCGCTGCGCCGACATCGAAAAGGTGGAAGTGGCCGGCCCCGGTTTCTGCAACGTGACCTTCAGCCAGCACTTCTGGCGCAAGACCGTGTGTGAAGTGGAAGCCGCCGGCGCCGACTATGGCCGGAGCAGCGTGGGCCAGGGCCGCAGGACCCTGGTGGAATACGTTTCCGCCAACCCCACCGGCCCCCTGCATGTGGGCCACGGCCGCGGCGCCGCCGTGGGCGACAGCCTGGCCCGCCTGCTGCGCAAGGCCGGTTTCGACGTGGAGACCGAATACTACATCAACGACGCCGGCCGCCAGATGCGCATCCTGGGCCTTTCCGTGTGGCTGCGCGTGAAGGAACTGGCCGGTCGTCCCGTGGAATGGCCTGAAGACTACTACCGCGGCAGCTACATCATCGACATCGCCCGCGAGATGCTGGCCGAAGACCCCGGTCTGCCCGACATGGAAGACCAGGCCGGGCAGGACCGCTGCTACGAGCGCGCCATGAACGAGATCCTGGACGGCATCAAGGCCGACCTGGCCGACTTCCGCGTGGAGCACCAGCACTGGTTCTCGGAAAAGACCCTGGTGGAGAGCGGCGCCGTCAAGGCCGCCTTCGACGCCCTGACCGCAGCCGGGCACACCTACAGCAAGGACGGCGCCTTCTGGTTCGCCACCCAGGCCCTGGGCGACGACAAGGACCGCGTGCTGCGCAAGTCCGACGGCAGCCTGACCTATTTCGCCTCGGACATCGCCTACCACCACAACAAGTTCCGGCGCGGCTATGACTGGCTCATCGACATCTGGGGCGCCGACCATCACGGCTACGTGCCGCGCATGCGCGCCGCCATCACCGCCATGGGCAAGCCCCGGGAAAGCTTCGACGTGGTGCTCATCCAGCTGGTGAACCTGCTCCAGGGCGGCAAGCCCGTGAGCATGTCCACCCGCGCCGGCACCTTCGAGACCCTGGCCGACGTGGTCAAGGAAGTGGGCGCCGACGCGGCCCGCTTCATGTTCCTTTCGCGCAAGAGCGACACCAGCCTGGACTTCGACCTGGAGCTGGCCAAGCAGCGCAGCCTGGACAACCCGGTGTATTATGTGCAGTACGCCCACGCCCGCATCTGCGCCGTGCTGCGCCGTGCCGGGGAACGCGGCATCACCCTGCCCGCCGCCGCCACGGACGAGCTGCTGGCGGCCCTGGACACCCCCGAAGACATGGCCCTGCTGCGCAAGATGGCCGGTTTCGAGGACATGGTGGCCACCGCTGCCCAGGCCCTGGCCGTGCATCACGTCAGCCATTACCTGATGGACCTGGCCGGCATGCTGCACAGCTACTACGCCAGGCATCAGGTGCTGCTGGCCGACGACACGGCCCGCACCCTCTCGCGTCTGGCCCTGCTGCGCGCCGTGAGCCAGGTGCTGCGCAACGGCCTTGACCTGCTGGGCGTCAGCGCTCCCGAGGCCATGTAGACCCTATGGCCCAGCCTTTGCGCAAGATCCGCCAGCGTATCGCTCCCGCTGTGCCCAGGGGCGGTTTCAGCTTCACGCTGCCGCCCCTGGCCGCGGCGGCCGTCTGCGTCGTCATGCTGGCCTGCACGGGCTGGGCCTTCTTCATGGGCTATATGGTGGGCCACGGCCAGAACCCCGGTGAAGAGATGCGCGAACTGACCGGCATCGGCCGCCCCGACAGGGAGACCCTGGCCGAGATGGACAAGGCCCTGGCCGGTTCCGAGGAGGCGGGCCTGCGGGACAAACTGGCCGACCTGGCCCAGCAGCCCGTGGGCGGCGCCCCTGCCGCCCCTGACGGGGCTGCCGCCGCACCGGCCGCAGCCGGGGCCCCGGCCGTCAAAAGCTCGCATCCCTTCAACACGCCTTCGGGCGACGGGCTCGCGGCCTGGGGCAATGCCCCCAAGGGCGCGGCACGGCCCGCTTCCGAAAAAACGGCGGCCCCGGCCAGCAAGCCCCGTGAAACGGCGCCCACCGTGCCCCTGTATGATTTCGTGTTCCAGGTGGCGGCCTTCCGCAATGTGGACGACGCCGACCGCCTGCGCCAGCGTCTGGAAGGCCAGGGCCTGCGCACCCGCGGCCAGAAGAGCGGCAAACTGACCCTGGTCATGGTCCACATGCGCGGCACGGATCTGGACGCCGCCAACCTGAAAGAAGAGCTGCAACGCATGCGGCTCGGTTCTCCCCTGCAAAAATCCAAAAAACAGGTGGGCGGCAAACCCCGCCCCCGCTAGTGAGGCGTGTTACCCTTTATGAGCAGCATCCTGACGTTCTGCAACCGGCTGGGCGCCGCTGTGCTGCGCATGCTGGACAGTCTGGGCGCCGTGACCCTTTTCATGCTCGACGGCCTGCGCCACATCTTTTCCAGTCCCCGCATCGTCCCCCGAACCATCCAGCAGCTGTACGTCATCGGCTACAAATCCCTGTTCGTCATCCTGCTCATCGGCATCTTCTGCGGCATGGTGCTGGGCCTGCAGGGCTACTACACCCTCGTCCAGTTCGGTTCCGTGGGCATGCTGGGCTCGGCCGTCTCGCTGAGCCTCATCCGCGAACTGGGCCCCGTGCTCACGGCCATCATGCTGGCCGGGCGCGCCGGGTCCTCCATGGCGGCCGAGATCGGCGTCATGCGCATCTCGGACCAGATCGACGCCCTGGACGTCATGGACATCAATTCCATGGCCTATCTGGTCAGCCCCCGCCTGGTGGCCTCGCTGCTGGCCTTCCCCCTGCTCACGGCCATCTTCGACGTCATCGGCATCATCGGCGGCTACCTGACCGGCGTGCTCATGCTGCACATCAACGAAGGCGCCTACCTGTACCGCATCGCCAGCTCCGTGACCATGAACGACGTGGCCGGGGGCTTCATCAAATCCCTGGTCTTCGGCCTGCTGGTGGCCACGGTCTGCTGCCACCAGGGCTACACCACCCACCTGCGGCGTGACAGCGTGGGGCCCGAAGCCGTGGGCAACGCCACCACCTCGGCCGTGGTCATCTCCTGCGTGCTCATCCTGGTGGCCGACTATGTGCTGACCTCCTTCCTGCTGTAGGTGATCATGAACGCCTGGGACATCTCCTTTTCTTCCCTTTCCGTAGGCTACGGCGACCACGCCGTGCTGCACGACATCAACGCCACCCTGCCCGGCGGCAAGGTCTCCGTCATCCTGGGCGGCTCCGGCTGCGGCAAGTCCACCCTGCTGCGCCACATCATCGGCCTTTCCCGCCCCATCGGCGGCAGCCTGCGCATCGGCGGCCAGGACCTGTTCAGCCTGCCCCATGCCGAGGCCCGGCGCATCCGCCGCCGCATGGGCGTGCTTTTCCAGGACGGTGCCCTGCTGGGCGCCCTGACCCTGGTGCAGAACGTCTGCCTGCCCCTCAGCGAGCATCTGCGCCTGCCCAGGAGCGTCCTGCGCGAAGCCGGGCTGCGCGTCCTGCGCATGGTGGGCCTGGAAGATTTTGCCGACTATTTCCCCAACCAGCTTTCGGGCGGCATGCGCAAGCGGGCGGGCCTTGCCCGGGCCCTCATCGCCGAACCGCGCATCCTGCTGTGTGACGAGCCCACGTCCGGCCTGGACCCCATCACGGCCGCGCGCATGGATGCCCTGCTGCAGGCCATGCACCGCCAGTACCCGGAAATGACCCTGGTGGTGGTCAGCCACGACCTGGCCAGCCTGCGCTGCATCGCCGACCATGTGCTGGTGCTGCGCGAGGGCAGGGCCATTTTTTCCGGCACCCTGCCGGAACTGGAGGCCAGCCGGGATCCGTACCTGCGCCAGTTCCTGCGCCGCGAGGGCGGCGACGAGGAGAGCCTGGCCGACGCTCCCGCCGACCCGCGCGTGAGCGCCGCCCTGGACAGATGGTTCAGGACCTAGGCGGGGCCGGCATATCCTCCGGCCCTGCGGCCCTGCAAAGGGACCGTGCGGCCGCATCCCCTGTCCGATACCCGGCGAGCCGCCAACGAACGTTGCCGTATACCGTTGCGGACGCACCTTGAAGATTGCCCCTGCCGGGCGTATAACCATAGCGCGGCATTGCCGCACAAGGAAATTGCCATGAATCCTTTCCGCCAG
This is a stretch of genomic DNA from Desulfovibrio piger. It encodes these proteins:
- the argS gene encoding arginine--tRNA ligase; the encoded protein is MRATDVLRSALMGIVEEMGLAWPAKAVIEPPRDPKHGDLAANIAMLLAREARKNPRELAQVFVEKLPQRCADIEKVEVAGPGFCNVTFSQHFWRKTVCEVEAAGADYGRSSVGQGRRTLVEYVSANPTGPLHVGHGRGAAVGDSLARLLRKAGFDVETEYYINDAGRQMRILGLSVWLRVKELAGRPVEWPEDYYRGSYIIDIAREMLAEDPGLPDMEDQAGQDRCYERAMNEILDGIKADLADFRVEHQHWFSEKTLVESGAVKAAFDALTAAGHTYSKDGAFWFATQALGDDKDRVLRKSDGSLTYFASDIAYHHNKFRRGYDWLIDIWGADHHGYVPRMRAAITAMGKPRESFDVVLIQLVNLLQGGKPVSMSTRAGTFETLADVVKEVGADAARFMFLSRKSDTSLDFDLELAKQRSLDNPVYYVQYAHARICAVLRRAGERGITLPAAATDELLAALDTPEDMALLRKMAGFEDMVATAAQALAVHHVSHYLMDLAGMLHSYYARHQVLLADDTARTLSRLALLRAVSQVLRNGLDLLGVSAPEAM
- a CDS encoding ABC transporter ATP-binding protein, which translates into the protein MNAWDISFSSLSVGYGDHAVLHDINATLPGGKVSVILGGSGCGKSTLLRHIIGLSRPIGGSLRIGGQDLFSLPHAEARRIRRRMGVLFQDGALLGALTLVQNVCLPLSEHLRLPRSVLREAGLRVLRMVGLEDFADYFPNQLSGGMRKRAGLARALIAEPRILLCDEPTSGLDPITAARMDALLQAMHRQYPEMTLVVVSHDLASLRCIADHVLVLREGRAIFSGTLPELEASRDPYLRQFLRREGGDEESLADAPADPRVSAALDRWFRT
- a CDS encoding MlaE family ABC transporter permease, with translation MSSILTFCNRLGAAVLRMLDSLGAVTLFMLDGLRHIFSSPRIVPRTIQQLYVIGYKSLFVILLIGIFCGMVLGLQGYYTLVQFGSVGMLGSAVSLSLIRELGPVLTAIMLAGRAGSSMAAEIGVMRISDQIDALDVMDINSMAYLVSPRLVASLLAFPLLTAIFDVIGIIGGYLTGVLMLHINEGAYLYRIASSVTMNDVAGGFIKSLVFGLLVATVCCHQGYTTHLRRDSVGPEAVGNATTSAVVISCVLILVADYVLTSFLL
- a CDS encoding acyltransferase domain-containing protein; amino-acid sequence: MRMTSCALLFPGQGSQEAGMGRELAEARPEAMTLWKRAEAVSGLPLREIYWEGDDAAMSDTRALQPALTVVNINLWRELAGKVRPCAAAGHSLGEFSALAAAEVLDPETVLQIVSLRGRLMAEADPDGTGSMAAILKMKQEDVEALVREAAAEADALLIVANYNTPAQFVVSGHRDAVALACRKAKEHRGRAIELKVSGAFHSPMMEKASRELEPLLRKAVWRKPRFPVYCNLHGRAVTDGESARESLLRQMTSSVLWIETVRNQYADGVRRWVEVGPKAVLGKMVPACLNHLDEAARQELRVELVNSLESVENFSA
- a CDS encoding SPOR domain-containing protein; its protein translation is MAQPLRKIRQRIAPAVPRGGFSFTLPPLAAAAVCVVMLACTGWAFFMGYMVGHGQNPGEEMRELTGIGRPDRETLAEMDKALAGSEEAGLRDKLADLAQQPVGGAPAAPDGAAAAPAAAGAPAVKSSHPFNTPSGDGLAAWGNAPKGAARPASEKTAAPASKPRETAPTVPLYDFVFQVAAFRNVDDADRLRQRLEGQGLRTRGQKSGKLTLVMVHMRGTDLDAANLKEELQRMRLGSPLQKSKKQVGGKPRPR